From the genome of Vicia villosa cultivar HV-30 ecotype Madison, WI linkage group LG2, Vvil1.0, whole genome shotgun sequence, one region includes:
- the LOC131654069 gene encoding uncharacterized protein LOC131654069, translated as MDWFSWLSKTSLEPSLVYEYGLILANNELEEEDMFYFNHEFLQSMGISIAKHRLEILKLAMKDKRKFPHTVAKFVAAIKKYVRSLTHTEESALAVVPTTRPSGGFGRRWKSAIMKRRKKYVVAAKQEKLFLTNGVVPVPALSGDLDGFASPVVYHFQKEQKIDGGGDGGREDDGDGYWCAAVEEIKWDTMFKDLKPN; from the coding sequence ATGGATTGGTTTTCATGGCTTTCAAAAACAAGCCTTGAACCATCTCTTGTATATGAGTATGGACTTATCTTGGCTAACAACGAGCTTGAAGAAGAAGACATGTTTTACTTCAACCATGAGTTTCTCCAAAGCATGGGAATCTCTATAGCCAAACACAGACTAGAAATTCTCAAGCTTGCTATGAAAGACAAGAGAAAGTTTCCACACACAGTTGCAAAGTTTGTCGCTGCAATCAAAAAGTATGTTCGGAGTTTGACTCATACTGAAGAATCAGCACTTGCCGTGGTGCCAACAACCAGGCCTAGTGGTGGATTTGGGAGAAGATGGAAGAGTGCTATtatgaagagaagaaaaaaatatgtGGTGGCTGCTAAACAAGAGAAACTGTTTCTGACAAATGGTGTAGTTCCTGTTCCTGCTTTGTCCGGTGATCTTGATGGTTTCGCTAGTCCTGTTGTGTATCATTTCCAAAAGGAGCAAAAGATTGATGGCGGTGGCGATGGTGGTCGTGAAGATGATGGTGATGGTTATTGGTGTGCTGCTGTTGAAGAGATTAAGTGGGATACCATGTTTAAGGATCTAAAGCCAAACTAA
- the LOC131654071 gene encoding uncharacterized protein LOC131654071 has product MPILSVRRDVVAQIGISLGVEDTSILLSVFSFCNFTGRLSAGAVSRYSVRLKTLPRTFWMTITQVIMIIAFLLYASALDGTLYAAIALLGMCYGVQYSILVATVYELAAS; this is encoded by the exons ATGCCCATTCTCTCAGTGAGGAGGGATGTGGTGGCTCAAATTGGAATTTCTTTGGGTGTAGAAGATACAAGCATATTGCTTTCAGTCTTCAGTTTTTGCAATTTTACCGGTCGTCTCAGTGCTGGTGCTGTCTCTCGATACTCTGTTAG ATTAAAAACACTGCCTAGAACATTTTGGATGACAATTACTCAAGTAATTATGATCATAGCATTTTTGCTTTATGCTTCAGCTCTAGATGGAACTCTTTATGCTGCAATAGCTTTACTTGGAATGTGCTACGGAGTTCAGTATTCTATACTGGTTGCAACTGTTTATGAATTAGCAGCTTCATGA
- the LOC131654068 gene encoding amino acid transporter AVT6E, with protein MSNRRDSSYSSIPVNSSSYLELQPPNDSSDSFQRLSFDEGGGFLRSKVDDDEDDEGENFEIDIDNYPLVVGPIPNHGSGVPGAVFNLTTTIIGAGLMALPATMKVLGVVFGIVLIILMGILSEISVELLVRFSVLCKASSYGEVVQHAMGRPARILSEICIILNNAGVLIVYLIIMGDVMSGSVHHLGVFDQLMGNGVWDQRKLVILVVMVIFLAPLCSLDKIDSLSLTSAASVALAVMFVVVAFVVASIKLVEGKIDTPRMVPDLSSKKAILDLLVVIPIMTNAYVCHFNVQPIYNELEGRSPQKMNRVGRFTTILCILVYAATALSGYLLFGDDTESDVLTNFDKDLGIRFSSALNYIVRVGYILHLILVFPVIHFSLRQTVDTLVFEGSPPLTESKKRSLGLTLVLLILIYIGCTMIPNIWTAFKFTGATTAVSLGFIFPPLVAIRLSHKGDLSHVEMILSWLMLVLAVTVSIVGVVSNIYSLESKS; from the coding sequence ATGTCGAATCGGAGGGATTCTAGTTATTCTTCAATACCTGTTAACTCATCCTCGTATCTAGAATTACAGCCTCCAAATGATTCATCCGATTCTTTTCAAAGATTGTCTTTTGATGAAGGTGGAGGGTTTTTGAGATCTAaggttgatgatgatgaggatgatgaaggtgagaattttgaaattgatattgaTAATTATCCTCTTGTTGTTGGGCCTATTCCAAATCATGGTTCTGGTGTACCTGGTGCTGTGTTTAATTTGACTACTACTATTATTGGGGCTGGACTTATGGCTCTTCCTGCTACTATGAAGGTTCTTGGTGTTGTTTTTGGGATTGTGTTGATTATTTTGATGGGGATTTTGTCGGAAATTAGTGTCGAGTTGTTGGTTCGGTTTTCTGTTTTGTGTAAAGCGTCGTCTTATGGTGAGGTTGTTCAACATGCTATGGGAAGACCTGCTAGGATTTTGTCTGAGATTTGTATTATTTTGAATAATGCCGGTGTTTTGATTGTTTACTTGATTATAATGGGGGATGTTATGTCGGGTTCGGTTCATCATTTAGGGGTTTTTGATCAGTTGATGGGGAACGGGGTTTGGGATCAGAGGAAGCTTGTGATTCTTGTTGTCATGGTGATTTTTCTAGCGCCGTTGTGTTCGCTTGATAAGATTGATTCGTTGAGCTTGACTTCAGCTGCGTCGGTTGCTCTTGCTgtcatgtttgttgttgttgcttttgTTGTTGCGTCCATTAAGCTTGTTGAAGGAAAGATTGATACTCCAAGGATGGTTCCTGATTTGAGTTCGAAAAAGGCTATTTTGGATTTGCTTGTGGTGATTCCAATCATGACGAATGCGTATGTTTgtcattttaatgtgcagccgATTTACAACGAGCTTGAAGGTAGGTCACCGCAGAAGATGAATCGTGTAGGAAGGTTTACCACAATTTTGTGCATCCTGGTTTATGCTGCAACGGCGTTATCTGGTTATCTGTTATTCGGGGATGATACTGAGTCCGATGTCCTGACTAATTTTGATAAGGATCTTGGAATCCGGTTTAGTTCGGCCTTGAACTATATTGTCAGAGTCGGCTACATTCTCCATTTGATACTTGTCTTCCCCGTTATTCATTTCTCGTTACGTCAAACGGTGGATACATTGGTTTTCGAGGGGTCGCCTCCTTTAACAGAAAGCAAGAAGAGATCGCTAGGACTGACTTTGGTTCTGTTGATCCTCATATACATCGGGTGTACCATGATACCAAACATTTGGACAGCTTTTAAGTTCACTGGCGCAACAACGGCGGTTTCGCTAGGTTTCATATTTCCACCTCTTGTTGCAATAAGATTAAGTCATAAAGGAGATTTGAGTCATGTAGAAATGATTTTGTCGTGGTTAATGTTGGTATTGGCCGTGACTGTAAGCATTGTAGGAGTCGTCAGCAATATATATAGCCTCGAGAGTAAGTCTTAG